A segment of the Gossypium hirsutum isolate 1008001.06 chromosome D10, Gossypium_hirsutum_v2.1, whole genome shotgun sequence genome:
GTATCCCAAATCTTCTAATTGACATTCTTCTAAGGCCTCTCAAAACCTTTGCATTCTGCTCTCCTCTCTTCGAATACCCCTAACTTTCTCAAAGGAATACATGATCTCGTTAAAATCACCACCTACCAACCAAGGAAACCCATTGTCTTGCCTCGGTTTCTTTAGCAGCTTCCACGAATCACTCTTATTATGGACATAAGGAGAACCGTAGAACTCTGTAAATCTCCACTGTTACTTAACCTTCTCTTCTGTAATCAAAACATcaatataatttctaaaaaaacttTGTAAGCTAACTACCAATTCTCCTTTCCATGCTAAACACAAGCCTCCTTTCGAACCTTCTGCTTCAatatcaatttcattcaaaaagcCGTAGCTTCGTCTAACTCTCTTCATCCATTGCTTATCAAATTTAGTCTCCATTAAGAAGACCATTTGGGGACTATGCTGCTTTAAAGAAAAGCGCAGCCTCCTTCTCATTCGTGGACTCCCCAATCTATGAACATTCCAGCTTAAGATTTTCATTGCGTCCGGTCGGCTTGCCTACTGGTAGTCGCCGATCTCAAGAAATCCTGAATATCTGGTTGCTCATCGTTATATACCATCTCTTCCGAAAAGCCTTCATCCCATTCCTCTAAATTATCCTGCTTCAGTCTTTTGAATTTAACTCTGTCGACATTTTCTTTATGACCCATTGTAAGATCTGCATCGGAAGACTTCCTCTTTCTCATATTAGCTTCACCTACTGCTTTCATGATCTTGTTGGCCGATTAAGTTCTTTTCCAGTTTTCCTTATCCTCATATTTAATATGGTCTTGTTTCATTGGACAAACTTTCGACTCCTCATCCTTTTTGAGCCTCATCAGCCCCTTCTCCTCCCCATTCATCTCCCATCCTCCTAGCAATTCCCCATATTCCTGTGACCCTCCATCTCATTATTGTCACCTGCAACTTCTACTGTACTTATTTGTGCCGCTTTTTCACCTTCAGTGTATGAACATTGGGCTCCCACCTTTTTTATCCATgcattaaatttaatactttctTTCCCAAATAATTTTGATTCTGCTTTTAAGGCTAGCGAATAAGGAGGGTTCTCACTGATTTTTCTTATTCTTTCAGGTGTTAACTGGGTACAATTACTCAACCCATGCCCCAGTCTTCCGCATCCAAAGCAGAACATCGGTAAATTTTCTTACTTAAAAGGGACCCACACTTTGCTAACAACATTAGTAGAAACAAAAATACCTCTTCGGAGTGGTCTCTGGACATCCAAATTAACTTTGAGCCGACAAGAATCTTCATTAATTTCAGATCTGAGAACCCTGCCAAACATGGACCGATTGTATGCATTAAATCTTTCTTATCAAACTCTGGAGAAATCGAATCAATTTTCATCCAATACGGTGAAGAAGTAAGTCGGATTTGATTTCTGTCCATTGCCTGACATAGTCTATCAAATAGGATAACACCGTTGCGAAAAAACCAAGGCCTAACCTCCAAAATCAACTCCAAATCATCAGCCAACTCAAAACCTATCAAGAATAAATTTTGACCCACCATCTGAATCTCAAACTtctttcttgttttccaaatgctTTTCATATAGGCCCTAAAGCTTTCTGGTTTGTATAGTTTTTTCGTCCATACCGTACATATCAATGTAGGTTTAGAACTTGGCACTACCCTAGAGCTCTTAACTGATAACATAATCAATTCTTCTGCAAGAAGTGAAATCTACTCCCCCTCTCTCGACCGTCACCACCGCTTTCCTCCATCCCAAGCCACCGCAATTACTGCTTTCTCTAGGACTTTTAGCAAAGCACTCTTGGGAGCAGAGAGAGAATTAGGGTTTCaacaatttcaataattattttgttgTATTATTATGTTTGACAGTTAATATACCTTTCTTGTTTGACATTGAATCTTGATGATCTTATCAAGAAGTAAGCAAATAAAGTTCCAGTAGTATAGTTTGAACGCAATCAAAATTCATCAACAACAAAATCTCAAAACAACCTATATGATACTAATACACCCCAACGTTAAAAACACTGAATCAAAATTATACCGATATCAAAATCCAAAAACATATGTTGTCtagaatttagaatatatattcaaattgaaaccatcaaataaacacataaaacaaTTAGTTTAATGATGACTAAAGGACCGATGCAAAGTCACAAATTATGATGAACCTTAGGCCTTAATCAATAAAAATGATCAATGAAATAATGGATCGTTATTTACAAATCTATcaatttataacattaaaattaatctatCATCATTCAAACATAATCACCAAGCAATTATCAAATAGCATATATTAAGAAAaacattttttatgaaaaaaaaatctaaacattttttatgaaaaaaatccAGGTACATATAAGCATGCGATGTGATaagtaaatttaattaaatttcttaTCTTCTACTAAAGTTTCAATAGCACGGCAAGCAATCCATAAAATTCGACATAAAATTACTTTTAATCAAAATTCATAATGAGATCAAATCTTTTACCATCCTTAAAATATagaagtaaattaaattaaataaaatcatcataataGATAAGTtgatctttaatatatatatataagtataataaaACTAAGAGAATTATAGTAAGAATAAGAGAGAAGAGTAGACACAAAAGTGAGACTATAAATCTACTTTTTCTTAGATTcaataagcttatacatgccttCTATTTATAGAGCTTCAATCGCTATAGGTTACAAATACGTAATAAAGATAATTAAGGTACCCTATGAATTCTTTAGGGGTTACAAAAGTTACAAAAGAATGAATTTGGAGATTCTGATAGTTATATGGACATCCATTTATCAATggatttataacaaaaaaaagattaattatgaatataaaatatttttaatacaatcattatatatattaaatataggttaattatgaatataaaatatttttaatacaatcattatatatattaaatatagggtaaattattaaaatgttaacgtgttctaacattttagtcactgagccgttaatttcCGTTAACGGTGTAACTGTAAGCTGATGTAGTACATTCAATCatcttttcaaataaaaattttaggttaaattatacaattggtccctatattttttcgttttgagcaatttatttattttttatgttcttttaactttcttctttttttttctattctcttctgcttctccctctattttcctccattctccatctcttttaacataaaataaaaaaattaaattgttcaaaacgaaaaaaaatataaaccaattgtataatttaacctaaaattttcatttgaaatgatgatttaatgctTACTATTACACCGTTAATAACAATTGACGTTCggtaactaaaatgttacaacacaacaACATAAGTgatcaaacataaatgactaaaatgaaacctgatggaaacaaaagtgactattttggtagtttacccttaaatatataatattataattattcaaaattaaaaaaaataaatttaatgaaaatatagtATTCTTTTAGGATATAGAATATAACTAAATTTGTGTAAGCATGTGTGAGCTGAAGCAATCCGAAtccagaaaataaaaattaaaaacaaaggaaaatggaATATTTGTTTAGATTAAACCTGGGATAAAGTAAcgttttcaaaagaaaattatttattttagatttaaatgataataaaatttaaagcaaatttatgaaataaaaattaaatattaaaaaaaatacaaatatccaGCACAAGAATTGAGAACAGCCACTAAACTAGAAAGAGAAACCAAAACTATATGCTTACCATTACCAAATACCAAGTCCAAGAGGTAATTATTTCACTAAATCTCAACTccaaatatatgaatatatgtatatatcaccCTGAATCCCTTGGCTTGATCGTTGCCTTCAAGGCGTTCTTCATTACCACCGTGAACTCCAATTTCCCAGTAAAATCCACCTTGCTATTTGCTGGATATGCACTCCATTCAAATTCCTGAACCATCCTCGCTAACATCAGGTGAACATGCACCGTCGCCATCCCTAAACCAGGGCAAATCCTCCTCCCTACCCCAAACGGCATCATCTTCACCCCTTTCACCCCCATTATATCACCATCCTCTTTCCCTAAGTAGAATCTATCGGGGTCGAACTTTTCTGGGTCGGACCATATTTTCGGATCGTCGCCGATTCCCGGCAGGTAAATCTCCAGGTTCGCATCCGTCGGGATGTCGTATCCCCCCAATGTTGCTGCCTCCTCAGTAGCTGCGTGTGTGAGCGAAAAGTACGTCGGTGGGTGCCTACGTAAGAGCTCTTTCACTACTGCTTGCAAGTACTTGAGCTTTTCGATATCTGTTTCGTCTACTCTTCGATCCCCGACCGTGGATTTGATTTCGTCCAACAGTTTGGATTGGATGTCTTGGTTTTCAATTAGCTGTGCGATGCCCCATTCGAGTGCGGTTGCGGTGGTATCGGTGCCGCCGTTGAGGAACTCAGAGCAGAGTGTGACCAGCTCGGAATTGGACGGTGCTGATTTTCTTCCTTCAACTTTGAGATCAAAAAGGGTGTCGAGGTATGAAAACGACATGGCGGATCGATCCGATCCCGGGTTTAAAAGAGCTTCTCGACGCTTTTCGATGAACGGGACGATGTAATCTATTTGATGTTTACGAACTTGGAGCGCTTGCTTGCGTTGCTTGGAGAAAAAAGGGCTTAAAATGGGGAGATAATCGTCGATTCTTGGATCAAGTGTGATCAAAACAGTTTTCATTACTTCATCCATTTTCTCCACTGTTTCTTCATCCATTTCAACCCCAAAACACATGGCTAAGAGTATACAAAAAACGGCGAAACGAGCGTTTTTCAGCACCGAGACAACACCGTCATTGGCGGCGGCTTCGGCTTTGAGACGGTCAATGAGTTTATCCATTGCATGCTCTCTAGCAGTGCGAAACTCTTTAAGCCTAGTCGAACTCAACATGTTTTGAACCATGTTTCGCCTCAGAGACCTCCACACAGGACCGTAAACGGCGGCGTTTACGGTGAACTTGTTGCAGCTAAAGATATTCCGAGTGGGGTTTTCCCTCGGCCGGCTAGCGAAAACAACACCTTTTTCGATAAACGCTTCATGGCAGAGTTTGGCGTCGCTAAGTATAATCATGGTTCGAGTCCCCATCTTGAGAGTGAAAATGGGTCCATATTGATGACGAAGTTCATCAACGTATTCAAAGAATGGTTTCCCAGAGCGAGCAACCTGGAAAAGATTACCAACAACAGGCCAACCAGGAGGCCCTGGAGGGAGATTGAAGCGTCGTTTGGCTTTTGATTTGcatgaaaaaaacaaaatcaagcaTGAAATGAAGAAAGCGAGGACATGGTAAAATGAAACAGCCATATCTgtgatagaaaaaaaatttagcagATAGATGATTATTTAGGGAAGTGGCGGTATAAAAATAAGCAGTGCATGAAATTACAGGTGGGCTGCCATTAAAGCTGATAAGGGAAGGTTTCTACTTTTTACTGCTGGGTGTTAAATGCCGAAAAACAAACCCATGGGCTACGAAGAAACCAGCTAAAAAGCAAAAGGAGTATAGATAAAGGGTATTTGTCAAAAACGAATTAATTGCATGCAACTACTCAGTCTCATGGAATCTAATATGAAGATCGGAAATGCAAGGGTGTTGGATGTCTACACCTGTTTGACTTCATTTATGTCTACTCGGTACTTAAACTGTGAGCCCACACgggttatttttgtttttccctttgAACTGTCACTCTCAGCTGTTTCTATGGTGCAGTATTCAACCAGCTCTTTAAAACCTCACCTTCCTAGAACCAGTTTTACAATATTCTATCATATTTAATGAGCCAATTCATAAAAAGAgtgaaatgaatataaatgagtttatttaagaatataaataatCTAACAAGATTAAACAACTCTTAAAATCTTATTTAAGCCAACATCTTTTAATCTATATTCGAAAAACCTAACACGATTCCATTAGGTTTGTAAAAAAACATTGTTTTGTTAGTTCATTTataatttaagttcaatttattATAAGGTCGTGCCGTTACAAAAAAATTTAGTTGATTCTGTCAATAAACCACTTAAAACCTCGTTTTACCGTTACGCAACGGAAAAGTGTTGCATTTgatttttgtataaaaattagTATTTTAGATCATATTTGGCCGGTTATTAAATTTGTTCCGTTTTCATCTGCAAAATCCCAAATAAAAACACTCAACCACAATTCATGCTTAATAAAATTTGCAGCcccaaaataaatgaattaaaatttaaaaatacttaaTTATGAGAAAATCTGAGACGAGACCTTTATATGTCGAGTCCGAGCCTAATTCTAAGGGTTATTTGTAAAGAGTAAACTAGGGGGTGAACTTAAAAAGCTCAGTGTGGGTCCAAGCAAAAATAAGCAAACATTCAATCAATGAgacatttaattattataatagttCATACAATCATGGCATATCAAACTTATGTATATGGCATGCTCAATGATACAGTGTAACAGttcgattttcagtggtgtcgaaaatagtggttcgaggccaccaaattcagcaagtaagttcataaatattattatttaatatttacaagtcaaatatggtttttaaaaaggtttttgaattagtaatttgtgtattataatgatttattaagtcaagtggttttagaaagtgaggtatcgggacctcgtttctataaaccgagccgtagatatttttataaatatttacggagtgttgtTAAGATGGTATTAAactttcgttgaaaaattttaacgtttcgatagttaattaattaaaaagaactaaattgaaaaagatacaaaacttgctaattaaaatatttaagtgattaaatggcttgattaataaatgagggaggacttaaATAGTAAATATACCTAAATGAATAGGATGAGGCGGCATAACaagaaaagaataataaaaaaaggccATTTAATGGCAAAATagtaattattatgaaattaaaagtaCAAATTGAATTTCTAAGAGATTTCTAGGCAATTCTTCTCCCATTTTTGGTTCAAACAGACATAGGGAGAGCTCCTTGAGCTAGTTTTGCACATTTGCTtcacgagtggaaaatcgagaaaaatgaaaaattttcaaaatgcccctgaatattggtatttctataatttaatcaggtaagttcgtatgaactgattctgtataattttgattaaagtgaatgttaaTTGGTGATTGGTAATATATATGTTCTattgttggaattgaattattgttggaaaaatattatcaaatttaatactcagtttggattgaacgcgAGATTTAAGTACATTCGTGATTTGGTGAATTGACAGTATTGGAGAAAGATATtggcaaattacccaagtaaattggggttcagcatttgttgcgaacccTCGTGTTTTACTTTCTCTTTAGCTCTTGTGAGCttctgtttagctcttacgagcttctgttcaactcttatgagt
Coding sequences within it:
- the LOC107915695 gene encoding cytochrome P450 77A3 — translated: MAVSFYHVLAFFISCLILFFSCKSKAKRRFNLPPGPPGWPVVGNLFQVARSGKPFFEYVDELRHQYGPIFTLKMGTRTMIILSDAKLCHEAFIEKGVVFASRPRENPTRNIFSCNKFTVNAAVYGPVWRSLRRNMVQNMLSSTRLKEFRTAREHAMDKLIDRLKAEAAANDGVVSVLKNARFAVFCILLAMCFGVEMDEETVEKMDEVMKTVLITLDPRIDDYLPILSPFFSKQRKQALQVRKHQIDYIVPFIEKRREALLNPGSDRSAMSFSYLDTLFDLKVEGRKSAPSNSELVTLCSEFLNGGTDTTATALEWGIAQLIENQDIQSKLLDEIKSTVGDRRVDETDIEKLKYLQAVVKELLRRHPPTYFSLTHAATEEAATLGGYDIPTDANLEIYLPGIGDDPKIWSDPEKFDPDRFYLGKEDGDIMGVKGVKMMPFGVGRRICPGLGMATVHVHLMLARMVQEFEWSAYPANSKVDFTGKLEFTVVMKNALKATIKPRDSG